CGCATGGTCGAGTGGAACACCGACGGCACATGCCGCTGGACCGCGGTCCAGGGCGGCATCTGGCAGTGGCCAGGAGCCGCACAGCTGAGGGCGGTCGAGGCGCTGGCTGCCAAGGTCCGCACCCTGCTGGAGCACGACGAGGCCTACGCCAACGGCGACCCGACCATCTCCGGAACAGATCTGAACAGCGACGCCTGGGACCTGCTCAAGGAAGTCGAGCGCATCGTCTGACCCTGGCCGCCCGGGCGGATCACCGCGGTCCCTGCCGCTCCGCCCTGGCGCCGCCCCCCTTCTTCGAGCAATTCCCCGGAAGGGAACGTGATTTCGATGACCGCGCCGATACCCGTGCGCTGCTTAGCTTGTTCTTTTTCTTCCGGCCTCGAACGGTGTCTCGTACTGAGTCGCTCACCTGGGGATTCGCCGGACGTGGGGGCGGCCTTCGTCTGATCCTGTGCTCCGACCAAGGTGCACGTGACCACGACGAAGGCCGTGAGGGTGAGTCTGCTGCCAGTTGCTGTCCGGAGGGAAGCGTTCGCGGAAGCGTCACGCTTCCGAGGCGAGTTCTACGAGTGTCTGACCGCTCGGCGCGACGAATTGTTCGAGCTGACCGATGCGGTGCTGTGTGCGGACGGCGCGGTGAAGTCCCCGGTGGACTTGACGCTGCTGCCCGAGCATCGTCGTGGGCACGGAGCGATGTACGGCGGTCTCAATCACGGCCGGATCGACATGGATCGGCTGCGGACGGTGCTGTCCGGGCTGTCGCTGCCGCGTTTCGACGGCGGGCGCCTGGTGCTGGCGGTCGATGTGTCGCCGTGGCTTCGCTCGGACGCGCCGTGCTCGGCCGAGCGGTTGTTCTGCCACGTCTACGGCCGTGCGAAGACGGCGTCGCAGTTCATTCCGGGCTGGCCCTACTCCCTTCGTGGCCGTGCTGGAGCCTGGCGCCACGTCCTGGACCGCGATCCTGGACGCGGTCCGGCTCGGACCGGTGGACGACGCGACCGCGGTCACCGCCGCCCAGCTGCGGGGTGTCGTCGAGCGGCTCATCGCCGCGGGCCAGTGGCAGGCCGGGGACCCGCATATCGTGATCGTCAGCGACGCCGGCTACGACGTCACCCGCCTGGCCTGGGTCCTGCGCGACCTGCCCGTCGAGGTGGTCGGCCGAGTCCGCTCCGACCGCGTCATGCGTCTACCGAAACCACCGCGGATGCACGGCGTCAACGGCCGGCCGCCCAAGCACGGCCCGGAGTTCCGCTTCATCAAGCCGGAGACCTGGCCCGAGCCCGCGATCACCACGGTCACGGACACCACCAACTACGGCAAGGCCGAGACCCAGGCGTGGGACCGAGTCCACCCAAGGCTCACCCACCGCTCGTCCTGGCTCGACCACGACGGTGAACTACCCCTGGTTGAGGGCACGTTGATCCGGCTGAAGGTCGAGCACCTATCGAAGGAACGAGACGCTCCGCCAGTGTGGTTATGGTCCTCGAAGACCGGCGCCACCCCGGACGACGTGGACCGTCTCTGGCAGGCATTTCTCCGCCGCTTTGATCTGGAGCACACCTTCCGCTTCGCGAAACAGACCCTCGGCTGGACCACACCGAAACTCCGAAGCCGCGGACCGCTGGACCTGGATCCTGATCGTCGCCCACACCCAGCTCCGGCTCGCCCGGCCCCTCGCCGAAGATCTCCGCCGCCCTTGGGAGAAACCCGCCGCACCCGACCGGCTCACCCCGGCCCGAGTCCGCCGGGGGTTCAGGAACATCCGCGCTCACCTCGCCTGCCCGACCCGAGTTCCCAAACTCCGAGGTGCCGGCCCCGGACGGCCACCCGGCGCCAAGAACAGACACCGGGCACCCCGCTACGACGTCGGCAAGACCGTCAAACGCCCCGAGACCCTCAAGGCCATCGGCCGACCTGGCAGATCCTGGTAGATAAAGAACAAGCTTAGAAGCTGTGTCACATCCCTTTGCACAGGTCAGGTTTCCGGGCAGCAGGGTTCTGTCACGTCAAGGCCGGCAGAGCTTCTGAGCGGCGCATGGGGATCGGCCCGCCGGGAGCGCGAGGACCCGCGATTTCAATTTATCCGGCCCATGAGTTCACGATCATAGGCTTCTCGCCCCCTTAACTCTTGCCCGGCTTCAAAGGACGAGTCCGTAGTACGAGCAAGGGGGATCACTGATGGACCCGACCACGGCCGTCATCATCTCGACCGTCATCGCCAAGGCCTGCACACTGCTGGCACTCTGGATCCGCCTGCGCTGGCGGGCACGCCGTGAACAGCAGCGGCAGCGATACCTTCTCCAGGTCACCGAGACGGCGGCTCCGGACGGCCAGGTGGAGATCGATGACCGGGACGGCGACGGCCACCGCCTGCACATGAAGATCACCCGCACTCCGGTTCCAGGGGAGGACCAGGCAGCGTGAGCACCCATGACCCGGCGGACAGCACCGACCGCCCTGCGGCCGCGCCCGCACCCCCCGGCCCGCCCAGCCAACGCCACCATGCCCGGCAGCAGGCGGACAACGAGTTCTCCGCCTTCTACCGCGGGAACATCCGCCCCCTGACCGGCTTCCTGATCAACCACGGCGCCGCCGTTCACGTGGCCGCAGACATCGCCCAGGAGATCATGACCGACGCCTACCGCAACTGGGACCGCATCACCCATCCCAAGGCCTGGGTCCACAAAGCCGCCTCACGCGCACTTGTGCGCAAAATCGCCTCCGCCGAAGAACCCGTCGACGACCTCCCCGAACCCACCTCCCTGGTGCCCCGCCCCGACGCCATCGCGGAATGGGAGGCCCAGCACGACGCGTTACCCCTGCTCCGCAGTCTGCCGATGAAGCAGCGCCAGGCCATGGCCTGGACACTGGCAGGCTTCACCCCCACCGACATCGCCGACCACCTCGGCCTGCCGGCCGAGAACGTACGCGCCAACCTGAAAAAAGCCCGCCGCACCGCAGCCGCCTACCTCAAGGCACGGGAGGAGGAACAGTGACCCGCCGCTCCGGACCCAACGACCACGATCAGGCCGCGCATCACTGGCTCACCCAGCATCAACACGCCCTGACCCACGCCCTCGACGACCTCCTCGACACCGAAGCAGGCCTGCGCGAAATCCTCCTCCACTCCCACCACGACACTGCCACAGACAACCTCGACACCGTCCTCGACACCGAAGCCGGCCTTGCCGCCATCCTCCCCGCCCCCCCAGCCCCACCGGCTGCCACCCACGAAACGCCGCACCACCACACCGACACAACGGAACTCCTCCGCGCACTCAGCCCCGCCGAGCGCATGACCCTGCGCAACAACTCCGACGTCAAAACAGCCAGCCAAGCCCGCACCCGCACCCGCGCCCGCGCCCGCGACCTCGTCCGCGACCTCGTCCGCGACGCCGCCCGCGTCCGCCCGCTCGCCCGTATCCGCGTCCGCGACTTCGTCCGCGACTTCGTCCGCGACCTCGTCCGCGACCTCGTCCGCGACCTCGCCGACGCCTGCGACCTTGACATCGCACGCGCCCGTGACCTCGACCTCGCCGTCGACCTCGTCCGCGTCCGCAACCTCGCCTTCGACCTCGCCCGCGACCTCGCCCGCGCCTTCGACCTCGCCCGCGACCTCGCCCGCACCCGCACCCGCGACCGCGACCGCGACCTCGCCCTCGTCGTCGACCTCGTCCGTGACCTCTACCTCGACCTGGACCGCACCCGCACCCGCGCCCTCGACCTCGACCTCGGCCGCGCCGTCGACCTCGACCGCGACCCCGGCCGCGCCGTCGACCTCGTCCGCGCCTTCGACCTCGGCCGCGACCGCATCCTCGACCTCGCCCGCACCCTCGACCTCGACCGCGACCTCGACCGCGCCTTCGACCTCGGCCGCGACCCCGACCTTGCCGCCGCCTTCGACCTCATCGTCGACATTCGTACCGCCGAGGTTGGCCGGGCCATCAGCCTGGCACTCCGCCGGGAGCCCCTCGTGCTCGACGAAGATTCGCTGCACGCACTCCTCGACGACTTCACCGCCACGGACCTGAGCAACGCTGACCTGACCGGCATTGACCTCAGCGGTGTCCACTGGTCCGAACACACCACGCAGTGGCCGTCCGCCATCGACGTCGAAGACCTCAAGACTCGCTCGGACGAAACCCTGCCCGGCAGCGGTACCTGGATCGTCCGGTCCGGCACCGCCACCATCCGCGACCACGCCGAACGGTGAGACGTACTGGAAGCAGGCGGCGCCCGGGACAGGGAGTTCACGGATGGCTTGGGCCCCGTTGGCATGGCCGTCGTTCCAGGCCGGGCATCCCGTTCACCGAGACGTCGTCATGACGCTCTCCCGAACGGTACCGCCAGCGCCCTACCCATCCTGATCGCTTTGACCTGCGCAAAGAGGAAGTGACACAGCTTCTTAGGCCGGTCGCTCGTCGGCGGACTGCTCGTCCCATGAGTGCCGCGCCGACCAGCAACAGGGCTGCTCCCCCGAGCCCGGGCTGCACCCGGAGTCTGCCGTACGCCAACTGCCCGATACTCAACGGCACCGCCGCGCACTACTGCACCCGCCCGGTGCTCGCCTCCCACCCCGCGGGCCGCCCCTGCACCGACCCGTCCTGCCCCTGCCCCACGCAGGCCACCCACGACAGGCACGCCGCCCGCAGCAGACGGCCCGCCGACCGGTATGAGGCCTGGATAATCGCCGCCCGG
Above is a genomic segment from Streptomyces sp. R21 containing:
- a CDS encoding RNA polymerase sigma factor; translation: MSTHDPADSTDRPAAAPAPPGPPSQRHHARQQADNEFSAFYRGNIRPLTGFLINHGAAVHVAADIAQEIMTDAYRNWDRITHPKAWVHKAASRALVRKIASAEEPVDDLPEPTSLVPRPDAIAEWEAQHDALPLLRSLPMKQRQAMAWTLAGFTPTDIADHLGLPAENVRANLKKARRTAAAYLKAREEEQ